A region from the Agrococcus sp. SL85 genome encodes:
- a CDS encoding DUF4097 family beta strand repeat-containing protein, translating to MDEQFRQQGGHDEQDARPRSASGASASGADAITERWTVAEGHSRVIDLDEVRALKVGIVGGSVDIVGHDEPGARVEVHRVEGRDLTVTLEQGRLRIEQLRVSWDDAWESLKSLVGGRARVELSILVPRDVELSLGQVSASGLVSGLRGRASASTVSGALQVESHRGPLDVNTVSADVEVSDVEGRVGVHSVSGEVAASGALQEVSVDTVSGDVLLDVHGAPRAISVNSVSADVTVRLDAAQGVRVTTRTVSGRGTVVGRALPKRGGTEVVEGREPFALTANSVSGGTTVVRRAE from the coding sequence ATGGACGAGCAGTTCCGGCAGCAGGGCGGGCACGACGAGCAGGATGCGCGGCCGCGCAGCGCCTCGGGCGCATCGGCCTCCGGCGCCGACGCGATCACGGAGCGGTGGACGGTGGCCGAGGGGCACAGCCGCGTCATCGACCTCGACGAGGTGCGTGCGCTCAAGGTCGGCATCGTCGGCGGCAGCGTCGACATCGTCGGTCACGACGAGCCGGGCGCCCGCGTCGAGGTGCATCGGGTCGAGGGTCGCGACCTCACGGTCACGCTCGAGCAGGGCCGCCTCCGCATCGAGCAGCTGCGCGTGTCGTGGGACGACGCGTGGGAGAGCCTCAAGTCGCTCGTCGGCGGCCGCGCCCGCGTCGAGCTCAGCATCCTCGTGCCGCGCGACGTCGAGCTCTCGCTCGGCCAGGTGAGCGCCTCGGGACTCGTCTCCGGCCTCCGCGGCCGTGCGAGCGCCAGCACCGTCTCGGGGGCGCTGCAGGTGGAGTCGCACCGCGGCCCGCTCGACGTCAACACCGTCTCGGCGGACGTCGAGGTCTCGGACGTCGAGGGGCGCGTGGGCGTCCACAGCGTCTCGGGGGAGGTCGCGGCCTCCGGCGCGCTGCAGGAGGTCTCGGTCGACACCGTGAGCGGCGACGTGCTGCTCGACGTGCACGGCGCGCCGCGCGCGATCTCGGTGAACTCGGTCTCCGCCGACGTGACCGTGCGCCTCGACGCCGCGCAGGGCGTGCGCGTCACCACGCGCACCGTCTCGGGGCGCGGCACCGTCGTGGGACGGGCGCTGCCGAAGCGCGGCGGCACCGAGGTCGTCGAGGGCCGCGAGCCCTTCGCGCTCACGGCCAACTCGGTCTCGGGCGGCACGACCGTCGTGCGGAGGGCCGAGTGA
- the guaB gene encoding IMP dehydrogenase, giving the protein MEMRNPFGPIGLTYDDVMLLPGRTDVIPSEADTGTRLSRRIRLAIPLVSSAMDTVTEDRMAIAMARQGGIGIIHRNLAIADQAAIVDRVKRSESGMITDPVTTHPDATIEEVDRVCGEYKVSGLPVVDAEGRLVGIVTNRDMRFVPREAFASTLVRDVMTHAPLETAPIGIAREDAFAIFHRTKLEKLPLVDEQGRLGGLITVKDFDKTEQYPNATKDAAGRLRVGAAIGFFGDAFDRAVALAEAGVDVIVVDTANGESQGVLDMVARLKGDARFEGVDIIGGNVATYEGAKALIEAGVDAVKVGVGPGSICTTRVVSGVGVPQVTAIFDAARAAHDLGSDVPIIADGGLQYSGDIAKALVAGGSSVMLGSLLAGTNESPGDLVLVNGKQFKSYRGMGSLGAMQTRGTKTSYSRDRYFQADVPSDEQLIAEGIEGQVPYRGGLATVAYQLVGGLRQSMFYVGARTIDELRATGRFVQITAAGLKESHPHDIQMVVEAPNYRR; this is encoded by the coding sequence ATGGAGATGCGCAACCCGTTCGGGCCGATCGGCCTCACCTACGACGACGTCATGCTGCTTCCGGGCCGCACCGACGTGATCCCCTCCGAGGCCGACACCGGCACCCGGCTCTCGCGCCGCATCCGGCTCGCGATCCCGCTCGTCTCGAGCGCGATGGACACCGTGACCGAGGACCGCATGGCGATCGCGATGGCTCGCCAGGGCGGCATCGGCATCATCCACCGCAACCTCGCGATCGCCGACCAGGCCGCGATCGTCGACCGCGTGAAGCGCTCGGAGTCGGGCATGATCACCGACCCCGTCACGACGCATCCCGACGCGACGATCGAGGAGGTCGACCGCGTCTGCGGCGAGTACAAGGTCTCGGGGCTCCCGGTGGTCGACGCCGAGGGCAGGCTCGTCGGCATCGTCACGAACCGCGACATGCGCTTCGTGCCCCGCGAGGCCTTCGCCTCGACGCTCGTGCGCGACGTCATGACGCACGCGCCGCTCGAGACGGCGCCCATCGGCATCGCCCGCGAGGACGCCTTCGCGATCTTCCACCGCACGAAGCTCGAGAAGCTGCCGCTCGTCGACGAGCAGGGGCGCCTCGGCGGGCTCATCACCGTCAAGGACTTCGACAAGACCGAGCAGTACCCGAACGCGACGAAGGACGCCGCGGGCCGCCTGCGCGTCGGCGCCGCGATCGGCTTCTTCGGCGACGCCTTCGACCGGGCCGTGGCGCTCGCGGAGGCCGGCGTCGACGTCATCGTCGTCGACACCGCCAACGGCGAGAGCCAGGGCGTGCTCGACATGGTCGCGAGGCTCAAGGGCGACGCGCGCTTCGAGGGCGTCGACATCATCGGCGGCAACGTCGCCACCTACGAGGGCGCGAAGGCGCTCATCGAGGCGGGCGTCGACGCCGTGAAGGTGGGTGTCGGCCCCGGCTCCATCTGCACCACGCGCGTCGTCTCCGGCGTGGGCGTGCCGCAGGTCACCGCCATCTTCGACGCGGCGCGCGCCGCGCACGACCTCGGCAGCGACGTGCCGATCATCGCCGACGGCGGTCTGCAGTACTCGGGCGACATCGCGAAGGCGCTCGTCGCCGGCGGCTCGTCGGTCATGCTCGGCTCGCTGCTCGCGGGCACGAACGAGAGCCCCGGCGACCTCGTGCTCGTGAACGGCAAGCAGTTCAAGTCGTACCGCGGCATGGGCTCCCTCGGCGCGATGCAGACGCGCGGCACGAAGACCTCCTACTCGCGCGACCGCTACTTCCAGGCCGACGTGCCCTCGGACGAGCAGCTCATCGCCGAGGGCATCGAGGGGCAGGTGCCGTACCGCGGCGGCCTCGCGACCGTCGCCTACCAGCTGGTGGGCGGCCTGCGGCAGTCGATGTTCTACGTCGGCGCACGCACGATCGACGAGCTCCGCGCCACGGGGCGCTTCGTGCAGATCACCGCCGCCGGCCTCAAGGAGAGCCACCCCCACGACATCCAGATGGTCGTGGAGGCCCCGAACTACCGCCGCTGA
- a CDS encoding branched-chain amino acid ABC transporter permease produces the protein MAMATGGATAAAAAPLPATEQPAPYNFNGIVRDGQTPLEGVAITVSGNGIDETVETGADGRWLVGLQEQGTYTVSIDTSTLPDGVTLRDPSFESRELAATSSANGVLFPLGEPTGGGTSPTQGTGGNTGTGGEGGTGGSGGDAGADPGSGTSTGSSRNDFGSQLLARIISGVGFGLLLALAAIGITLIFGTTGVNNFAHGEMLTFGGIAFYALTTLLDWNVWLAVALTLIAAGVFGWFHDAAIFRPLRRRRVGLVQVLIVTIGLSIALRYFFQFLIGGGTQQLTVDRGAIVQVGPVNMTMSNVITVFVSILVLVGVGLFLTRTRIGKATRAVSDNASLAAASGIDVDRVIRIVWVLAGVLTGLAGILYTYFIGANIKWDVGFTILLLLFAGVTLGGLGSAFGALVGSLVIGLVTELATLFIAPDLRYAVALLVLILVLLVRPQGILGRRERIG, from the coding sequence ATGGCCATGGCGACCGGCGGCGCGACCGCCGCAGCCGCGGCTCCGCTCCCCGCCACGGAGCAGCCGGCCCCCTACAACTTCAACGGCATCGTGCGCGACGGCCAGACCCCCCTCGAGGGGGTGGCGATCACGGTCTCCGGCAACGGCATCGACGAGACCGTCGAGACCGGCGCCGACGGCCGCTGGCTCGTGGGGCTGCAGGAGCAGGGCACGTACACCGTCTCGATCGACACCTCGACGCTCCCGGACGGCGTCACGCTCCGCGACCCGTCGTTCGAGAGCCGCGAGCTCGCCGCGACGTCGAGCGCGAACGGCGTGCTGTTCCCGCTCGGCGAGCCGACGGGCGGCGGCACGAGCCCCACGCAGGGCACGGGCGGCAACACCGGCACGGGCGGCGAGGGCGGCACGGGAGGCTCGGGCGGCGACGCGGGAGCCGACCCCGGCAGCGGCACCTCCACCGGCAGCAGCCGCAACGACTTCGGCTCGCAGCTGCTCGCGCGCATCATCTCGGGCGTCGGCTTCGGCCTGCTGCTCGCGCTCGCCGCGATCGGCATCACGCTGATCTTCGGCACCACGGGCGTCAACAACTTCGCGCACGGCGAGATGCTCACCTTCGGCGGCATCGCCTTCTACGCCCTGACGACGCTGCTCGACTGGAACGTCTGGCTCGCGGTGGCGCTGACGCTCATCGCGGCGGGCGTCTTCGGATGGTTCCACGACGCAGCGATCTTCCGGCCGCTCCGCAGGCGGCGCGTGGGCCTCGTGCAGGTGCTCATCGTGACGATCGGCCTCTCGATCGCGCTGCGCTACTTCTTCCAGTTCCTCATCGGCGGCGGCACCCAGCAGCTCACCGTCGACCGCGGCGCGATCGTGCAGGTCGGGCCGGTGAACATGACGATGTCGAACGTCATCACGGTCTTCGTGTCGATCCTGGTGCTCGTGGGCGTGGGCCTGTTCCTCACCCGCACGCGCATCGGCAAGGCGACCCGCGCGGTGAGCGACAACGCGAGCCTCGCGGCGGCCTCCGGCATCGACGTCGACCGCGTGATCCGCATCGTGTGGGTGCTCGCGGGCGTCCTCACGGGCCTCGCCGGCATCCTCTACACCTACTTCATCGGCGCGAACATCAAGTGGGACGTGGGCTTCACGATCCTGCTGCTGCTCTTCGCCGGCGTCACCCTGGGCGGCCTCGGCAGCGCCTTCGGCGCCCTCGTCGGCTCGCTCGTCATCGGCCTCGTGACCGAGCTCGCGACCCTCTTCATCGCACCCGACCTCCGCTACGCGGTGGCGCTGCTGGTGCTCATCCTCGTGCTCCTGGTGCGCCCGCAGGGCATCCTGGGACGCCGGGAAAGGATCGGCTGA
- a CDS encoding branched-chain amino acid ABC transporter permease translates to MDFLSILNTAAGEILSPTTAAFALATIGLNVHFGYSGLLNFGQAGFMAIGAYAFAIFTISVDPTATLGWPSWLSFLSAILVAIVCAVVFALILGIPTLRLRGDYLAIVTIAAAEIIRFTVRTQDLTAVTGGSQGLTGASYKGDIDAMNPLTGTTYGFGPWTATAYDTWVRIIAWSLVIVALVLVWLLMRSPWGRVIKGIREDEDAVRSLGKNVYGYKMQALVLGGTMGALAGVMFILPRAVQPDNFATTMTFYIWTALLLGGAATVFGPLLGSVLFWVLLSFTGGLINLLHGMGLFGEISGSQAGQLRFVLVGLALMALVVFRPQGILGNKKELSFNV, encoded by the coding sequence ATGGACTTCCTCTCCATCCTCAACACGGCGGCCGGCGAGATCCTCTCGCCGACGACGGCCGCGTTCGCGCTCGCGACGATCGGCCTCAACGTCCACTTCGGCTACTCGGGCCTGCTGAACTTCGGCCAGGCGGGCTTCATGGCGATCGGCGCCTACGCCTTCGCGATCTTCACGATCTCGGTCGACCCCACGGCGACGCTCGGCTGGCCCTCGTGGCTCTCGTTCCTCTCGGCGATCCTCGTGGCGATCGTGTGCGCCGTGGTGTTCGCGCTCATCCTCGGCATCCCGACGCTGCGGCTGCGCGGCGACTACCTCGCGATCGTGACGATCGCGGCGGCCGAGATCATCCGGTTCACGGTGCGCACCCAGGACCTCACGGCGGTCACGGGCGGCTCCCAGGGCCTCACGGGCGCGTCCTACAAGGGCGACATCGACGCGATGAACCCGCTCACGGGCACAACCTACGGCTTCGGCCCGTGGACGGCGACCGCGTACGACACGTGGGTGCGCATCATCGCGTGGAGCCTCGTGATCGTCGCGCTCGTGCTCGTGTGGCTGCTCATGCGCAGCCCCTGGGGCCGCGTCATCAAGGGCATCCGCGAGGACGAGGACGCCGTGCGCTCGCTCGGCAAGAACGTCTACGGCTACAAGATGCAGGCGCTCGTGCTGGGCGGCACGATGGGCGCCCTCGCAGGCGTGATGTTCATCCTCCCCCGCGCGGTGCAGCCCGACAACTTCGCCACCACGATGACCTTCTACATCTGGACGGCCCTGCTGCTCGGCGGCGCGGCCACGGTCTTCGGCCCGCTGCTCGGCTCGGTGCTCTTCTGGGTGCTGCTGTCGTTCACGGGCGGCCTCATCAACCTGCTGCACGGCATGGGCCTCTTCGGCGAGATCTCGGGCTCGCAGGCGGGCCAGCTGCGCTTCGTCCTCGTCGGCCTCGCGCTCATGGCGCTCGTGGTCTTCCGACCACAGGGCATCCTCGGCAACAAGAAGGAGCTGTCGTTCAATGTCTGA
- a CDS encoding ABC transporter ATP-binding protein yields MSDATTTPTTHPLVDGEVGPGCRKVDPIVVADGVVRQFGGLTAVDVAHVEIPRGHITALIGPNGAGKTTFFNLLTGFDRPNQGQWSFEGSSLARVPSHKVARKGMVRTFQLTKSLGRLTVLQNMLLGARDQRGEGLFAALFRPLWKAQEAANVERADALLARFKLDAKREDYAASLSGGQRKLLEMARALMSEPTLVMLDEPMAGVNPALTQSLLDHVKGLKDDGMTVLFVEHDMHMVRHISDWVIVMAEGKVVAEGPPETIMQDQAVVDAYLGAHHDTDLGTLTNQQVVQIHEEAEAEREAEEVPAAETPAEAPREGDERSEEQR; encoded by the coding sequence ATGTCTGACGCGACCACGACGCCCACGACCCATCCCCTCGTCGACGGCGAGGTCGGACCGGGCTGCAGGAAGGTCGACCCCATCGTCGTCGCCGACGGCGTCGTGCGCCAGTTCGGCGGCCTCACGGCCGTCGACGTCGCGCACGTCGAGATCCCGCGCGGCCACATCACGGCCCTCATCGGGCCGAACGGCGCCGGCAAGACGACCTTCTTCAACCTGCTCACGGGCTTCGACCGCCCGAACCAGGGCCAGTGGTCGTTCGAGGGCTCCTCGCTCGCGCGCGTGCCCAGCCACAAGGTCGCCCGCAAGGGCATGGTGCGCACGTTCCAGCTGACGAAGTCGCTCGGCCGCCTCACGGTGCTGCAGAACATGCTGCTCGGTGCGCGCGACCAGCGCGGCGAGGGGCTCTTCGCCGCGCTCTTCCGCCCGCTCTGGAAGGCGCAGGAGGCGGCGAACGTCGAGCGCGCCGACGCGCTGCTCGCGCGCTTCAAGCTCGACGCGAAGCGCGAGGACTACGCGGCCTCGCTCTCGGGCGGCCAGCGCAAGCTGCTCGAGATGGCGCGCGCGCTCATGAGCGAGCCGACGCTCGTCATGCTCGACGAGCCGATGGCCGGCGTGAACCCGGCGCTCACGCAGTCGCTCCTCGACCACGTCAAGGGCCTCAAGGACGACGGCATGACGGTGCTCTTCGTCGAGCACGACATGCACATGGTGCGCCACATCTCCGACTGGGTCATCGTGATGGCCGAGGGCAAGGTCGTCGCCGAGGGCCCGCCCGAGACGATCATGCAGGACCAGGCGGTCGTCGACGCGTACCTCGGCGCCCACCACGACACCGACCTCGGCACCCTCACCAACCAGCAGGTCGTGCAGATCCACGAGGAGGCCGAGGCGGAAAGGGAGGCCGAGGAGGTCCCCGCCGCCGAGACGCCCGCCGAGGCGCCCCGCGAGGGCGACGAGCGCAGCGAGGAGCAGCGATGA
- a CDS encoding ABC transporter ATP-binding protein yields MTPTPVLETKDLVAGYLPGVNILNGCSVVANQGDLIGIIGPNGAGKSTLLKAVFGQVNIRGGSVVLNGDDITGLKADRLVGKGVGMVPQNNNVFPSLTIEENLEMGLFQQPKMFKERFDFVGGLFPELVKRRKQRAGSLSGGERQMVAMGRALMMDPAVLLLDEPSAGLSPVRQDETFLRVAEINSHGVTIVMVEQNARRCLQIAHRAYVLDQGKDAYTGTGREMLNDPKVIQLYLGTLATDVEEKARTSSTPVVDPKA; encoded by the coding sequence ATGACCCCCACCCCCGTCCTCGAGACGAAGGACCTCGTGGCCGGCTACCTGCCGGGCGTGAACATCCTCAACGGCTGCTCGGTCGTGGCGAACCAGGGCGACCTCATCGGCATCATCGGCCCGAACGGCGCCGGGAAGTCGACGCTCCTCAAGGCCGTGTTCGGCCAGGTGAACATCCGCGGCGGCAGCGTCGTGCTGAACGGCGACGACATCACGGGGCTCAAGGCCGACAGGCTCGTCGGCAAGGGCGTCGGCATGGTGCCGCAGAACAACAACGTGTTCCCCTCGCTCACCATCGAGGAGAACCTCGAGATGGGCCTGTTCCAGCAGCCGAAGATGTTCAAGGAGCGCTTCGACTTCGTCGGCGGCCTCTTCCCGGAGCTCGTGAAGCGCCGCAAGCAGCGCGCGGGCAGCCTCTCGGGCGGCGAGCGCCAGATGGTCGCGATGGGCCGCGCGCTCATGATGGACCCGGCGGTGCTGCTGCTCGACGAGCCGAGCGCCGGCCTCTCCCCCGTGCGCCAGGACGAGACGTTCCTGCGCGTCGCGGAGATCAACAGCCACGGCGTGACCATCGTGATGGTCGAGCAGAACGCCCGCCGCTGCCTGCAGATCGCGCATCGCGCCTACGTGCTCGACCAGGGCAAGGACGCCTACACGGGCACGGGCCGCGAGATGCTCAACGACCCGAAGGTCATCCAGCTCTACCTCGGCACGCTCGCGACCGACGTCGAGGAGAAGGCGCGCACGAGCTCGACCCCGGTGGTCGACCCGAAGGCCTGA